One genomic region from Cryptosporangium aurantiacum encodes:
- a CDS encoding TetR/AcrR family transcriptional regulator, with translation MSRESALSTRDRILDAAAAVMRERGMAHATTKEIAKAAGLSEAALYKHFTDKTELFVRVLAERLPRFLPTIETLDVEAGTVVDNLRTVAEAAITFYADSFPISVSIFAEPKVLHAHRAALRRTGAGPHKANEALAEYLAAEKERGRIHADADPSSLAALVLGACFQHAFLHQFADDEQVDAAGAADRLITALAPALLP, from the coding sequence ATGTCAAGGGAGAGCGCGCTGAGCACCCGAGACCGAATCCTCGACGCCGCAGCAGCCGTCATGCGGGAACGCGGCATGGCGCATGCGACCACCAAGGAGATCGCCAAAGCCGCCGGCCTCTCCGAGGCGGCGCTCTACAAGCACTTCACGGACAAGACCGAGCTGTTCGTCCGCGTGCTCGCCGAGCGGTTGCCCCGGTTCCTGCCCACGATCGAGACGCTGGACGTCGAGGCGGGAACCGTCGTCGACAACCTGCGAACGGTCGCCGAGGCAGCGATCACGTTCTACGCCGACAGCTTCCCGATCTCGGTGTCGATCTTCGCCGAGCCGAAGGTGCTCCACGCCCATCGAGCCGCTCTCCGGCGTACCGGAGCCGGTCCGCACAAAGCCAACGAGGCGCTGGCCGAGTACCTCGCCGCGGAGAAGGAACGCGGCCGGATCCACGCGGACGCCGACCCGTCGTCGTTGGCCGCCCTGGTGTTGGGCGCGTGCTTCCAGCACGCGTTCCTGCATCAATTCGCAGACGACGAGCAGGTGGACGCCGCCGGGGCAGCCGACCGTCTCATCACCGCGCTGGCGCCGGCGCTGCTGCCCTGA
- the purS gene encoding phosphoribosylformylglycinamidine synthase subunit PurS translates to MPASTRVVVDVMLKPEILDPQGQAIANALPTLGFSSIAAVRQGKRFEVELAGEATEEALDEVRRAAATLLANPVIEDFEVRVEVAQ, encoded by the coding sequence GTGCCCGCGTCGACCCGCGTCGTCGTCGATGTCATGCTCAAGCCCGAAATCCTCGACCCGCAGGGCCAGGCCATCGCCAACGCCCTGCCCACCCTCGGGTTCTCTTCGATCGCCGCTGTCCGGCAGGGCAAGCGCTTCGAGGTCGAACTCGCCGGTGAGGCCACCGAAGAGGCTCTGGACGAGGTGCGCCGCGCTGCCGCGACGCTGCTCGCCAACCCGGTGATCGAGGACTTCGAGGTCCGTGTCGAGGTTGCGCAGTGA
- the purQ gene encoding phosphoribosylformylglycinamidine synthase subunit PurQ: MSPRIGVITFPGSLDDRDALRAVKLAGGEPVSLWHADADLRGVDAVILPGGFSYGDYLRCGAIARFAPAMNTLVDAAKGGLPVLGICNGFQVLCESHLLPGALRRNHHLHFRNRDQKLRIESTSTRWTQDYQEGEEILIPLKSGEGAYIADEKTLDALEAEGRVIARYVGNPNGSLRDIAGISNEAGNVVGLMPHPEHAIEALTGPSTDGLGFFTSVIRALVPA; encoded by the coding sequence GTGAGCCCTCGGATCGGAGTCATCACCTTTCCCGGTTCGCTCGACGACCGGGACGCGCTGCGCGCGGTCAAGCTGGCCGGCGGTGAGCCGGTTTCCCTCTGGCACGCGGACGCCGACCTGCGCGGCGTCGACGCGGTGATCCTGCCCGGCGGCTTCTCGTACGGCGACTACCTGCGCTGCGGCGCGATCGCCCGGTTCGCACCGGCGATGAACACGCTCGTTGACGCGGCCAAGGGCGGCCTGCCGGTGCTCGGCATCTGCAACGGCTTCCAGGTGCTCTGCGAGTCGCACCTGCTGCCCGGTGCGCTTCGCCGCAACCACCACCTGCACTTCCGCAACCGCGACCAGAAGCTGCGGATCGAGTCCACCTCCACCCGCTGGACGCAGGACTACCAGGAGGGCGAGGAGATCCTCATCCCGCTGAAGAGCGGTGAGGGTGCCTACATCGCCGACGAGAAGACGCTCGACGCGCTGGAGGCCGAGGGCCGGGTGATCGCCCGTTACGTCGGTAACCCGAACGGCTCGCTGCGCGACATCGCCGGCATCAGCAACGAGGCCGGGAACGTCGTCGGGCTGATGCCGCACCCGGAGCACGCGATCGAGGCACTGACCGGTCCGTCCACCGACGGGCTCGGCTTTTTCACTTCCGTGATCCGAGCGCTGGTGCCCGCGTGA
- the purL gene encoding phosphoribosylformylglycinamidine synthase subunit PurL, giving the protein MTDTVSQAQQSPDAEQPYLELGLKDDEYARIREVLGRRPTQTELAMYSIMWSEHCSYKSSKVHLRQFGEKAPKTDALLVGMGENAGVVDVGGGLAVTFKVESHNHPSFVEPYQGAATGVGGIVRDILTMGARPIAVMDPLRFGAPDHPDTARVLPGIVAGVGGYGNCLGLPNIGGEVVFDPCYQGNPLVNALCVGVMPHDRIQLSAARGVGNVVVLLGAKTGRDGIGGVSVLASATFEEGAETRRPSVQVGDPFAEKLLIESCLEMFDRKLVVGIQDLGGAGLTCATTETAAAGKSGMRVWLERVPLREPSMEPHEILASESQERMLAIVEPSKLDEVLALAAKWGVIATAIGEVTEGDRLVITWHDDVVVDVPPRSLSDEGPVYNRPIERPGDFDLVRADRAETLPRPKTGDELRETLLKLVASPNLADKTWVTEQYDRYVQGNTVLAQPEDAGVIRLDEETGRGIALATDGNGRYAKLDPYAGAQLALAEAYRNVATTGAAPLAVTNCLNFGSPEDPHVMWQFQQAVTGLADGCQQLGTPVTGGNVSFYNQTGSTAIHPTPVIGVLGVFDDVARRTPIGFQDDGESLILLGSTEEELSGSEWAWALHGHLGGVPPKVDLAREKLLADILIAGSRDGMLSAAHDLSDGGLAQALTEATLRYGVGARIVLPEGADPFVWLFSESAGRVLVSVPRTEELRFTDMCTMRALPWTRIGVVDKVGGALEVQGQFTIPLDELRSAWTGTLPNLFG; this is encoded by the coding sequence GTGACCGACACCGTTTCCCAGGCCCAACAGTCCCCGGACGCCGAGCAGCCCTACCTCGAGCTCGGTCTCAAGGACGACGAGTACGCCCGAATCCGCGAGGTACTCGGCCGCCGGCCCACCCAGACCGAGCTCGCGATGTACTCGATCATGTGGAGCGAGCACTGCTCCTACAAGTCGAGCAAGGTGCACCTCCGGCAGTTCGGCGAGAAGGCCCCGAAGACCGACGCGCTGCTCGTCGGCATGGGGGAGAACGCCGGGGTGGTCGACGTCGGCGGCGGTCTCGCCGTCACGTTCAAGGTCGAGAGCCACAACCACCCGAGCTTCGTCGAGCCGTACCAGGGCGCGGCGACCGGCGTCGGCGGCATCGTCCGCGACATCCTGACGATGGGTGCCCGCCCGATCGCGGTGATGGACCCGCTGCGCTTCGGCGCGCCGGACCACCCCGACACCGCTCGCGTGCTGCCCGGCATCGTCGCGGGCGTCGGCGGCTACGGGAACTGCCTCGGCTTGCCGAACATCGGCGGCGAGGTCGTGTTCGACCCGTGCTACCAGGGCAACCCGCTGGTCAACGCGCTCTGCGTCGGCGTGATGCCGCACGACCGGATCCAGCTGTCGGCCGCGCGCGGAGTGGGCAACGTCGTCGTTCTGCTCGGCGCGAAGACCGGCCGGGACGGCATCGGCGGCGTCTCGGTGCTGGCCAGCGCCACATTCGAGGAGGGCGCCGAGACCCGGCGCCCGTCGGTGCAGGTCGGCGACCCGTTCGCGGAGAAGCTGCTGATCGAGTCCTGCCTGGAGATGTTCGACCGCAAGCTGGTCGTCGGCATCCAGGACCTCGGGGGCGCCGGCTTGACCTGCGCCACCACCGAGACCGCTGCGGCCGGTAAGTCCGGGATGCGGGTGTGGCTCGAGCGGGTTCCGCTGCGCGAGCCGTCGATGGAGCCGCACGAGATCCTCGCCAGCGAGTCGCAGGAGCGGATGCTCGCGATCGTCGAGCCGTCGAAGCTCGACGAGGTGCTGGCGCTGGCCGCCAAGTGGGGCGTGATCGCGACCGCGATCGGCGAGGTCACCGAGGGCGACCGTTTGGTGATCACCTGGCACGACGACGTCGTGGTCGATGTTCCACCGCGAAGCCTGTCGGACGAGGGGCCGGTGTACAACCGTCCGATCGAGCGGCCGGGCGACTTCGACCTGGTGCGCGCCGACCGGGCCGAGACGCTGCCGCGGCCGAAGACCGGTGACGAGCTGCGCGAGACGCTGCTCAAGCTGGTCGCGAGCCCGAACCTGGCCGACAAGACCTGGGTCACCGAGCAGTACGACCGGTACGTCCAGGGCAACACCGTGCTGGCCCAGCCCGAGGACGCCGGTGTGATCCGGCTGGACGAGGAGACCGGGCGGGGCATCGCGCTGGCCACCGACGGCAACGGCCGGTACGCCAAGCTCGACCCGTACGCCGGGGCGCAGCTCGCGCTCGCCGAGGCGTACCGGAACGTGGCGACGACCGGCGCGGCGCCGCTGGCGGTCACGAACTGCCTCAACTTCGGCAGCCCGGAAGACCCGCACGTGATGTGGCAGTTCCAGCAGGCGGTGACCGGCCTGGCGGACGGGTGCCAGCAGTTGGGCACTCCGGTGACCGGCGGCAACGTCAGCTTCTACAACCAGACCGGGTCGACGGCGATCCACCCCACGCCGGTCATCGGTGTGCTGGGCGTCTTCGACGACGTCGCCCGGCGGACGCCGATCGGCTTCCAGGACGACGGCGAGTCGCTGATCCTGCTCGGGTCGACCGAGGAGGAGCTGTCCGGCTCGGAGTGGGCGTGGGCTCTGCACGGGCACCTGGGCGGCGTCCCGCCGAAGGTGGACCTCGCGCGGGAGAAGCTGCTCGCCGACATCCTGATCGCGGGATCGCGGGACGGGATGCTCTCGGCGGCCCACGACCTGTCGGACGGTGGGCTGGCGCAGGCGCTGACCGAGGCGACGCTGCGGTACGGCGTCGGCGCGCGGATCGTCCTGCCGGAGGGCGCGGACCCGTTCGTCTGGCTGTTCTCCGAGTCGGCCGGGCGGGTGCTGGTGTCGGTGCCGCGTACGGAGGAGCTCCGCTTCACCGACATGTGCACGATGCGGGCGCTGCCCTGGACCCGGATCGGCGTCGTCGACAAGGTCGGCGGTGCGTTGGAGGTGCAGGGCCAGTTCACGATCCCGCTGGACGAGCTGCGCTCAGCATGGACGGGGACTCTGCCGAACCTGTTCGGCTAA
- a CDS encoding carboxypeptidase regulatory-like domain-containing protein, with protein sequence MVEPPNGRVSGKTVGAPPGATRETRETVVRRYARRLGAALLAALAAAGLVFLPSTTPVFAGEPADLRLEVRQGNLASQAGGQPATLVFAVTNDGDKKADAFNANVVIPFGDRGVYLASSSPPCNQVNGPTVLVCPVSELDVGKTTVFTLVIGAPPAGSLQPTDVFSATGQITIDAGGDDPNPANDSSQFTLNLAGAPPAVTQINGTIVDGSSGQPIVGVSVVARDVNGTTCLATTDSAGAFNCTPSPPLAGSKVTIEATMAGFEVSRTTVTPQNGTITGVQLALDKQVASASPTPSTAPSSPAPATSPAPQALKADDGGFPWDTVLVVLGIVLALGGLGALGWWMYKRKDKDSGGPGSGPQELPDLVAAESIMPTMPVRVPNSVLSETTVANQPPFGRAEAPAGAAATAVWGAPPPAGNWQPGGWAQNADEAPYVNRSTEPIHVSGAPSGWSDSDSGHGSSSGERTAEWPTIDPSPAESDAPASGVPASGVPAPVSGRPVAPSDPTTAWPAVNPGFEQQWGTPGRAAYGEPPLAEAPLAGWDTPPAAAPQPTPMSGPPLAATSAGYPAAPGQVPPTPPGPPHTSVMQPTAQWSAPPSYPAPAPPTASHPASAPPASAYPTSAYSAAAPPTAAFPASAPPAAGYPGAAPPTAAFPASAPPAAAYPASAPPASAYPASAPPAAAYPASAPPASAYPASAPPAAAYPASGPPAAGYPAAASPAYPASAPPAAAYPASAPPAGGYPGSAPPYGGYPGPHPSAPPANGYAAPAPTQAWQQNDGQWQSDGQWQGPNGGGPQWAQAPGSTPGHPGYPAQGYQPATPPMSGPPAPAPAGHPAPHGAYGGYPQAAPQQPGPVPPAPEYQPEPEWSAQQYWPPNGQR encoded by the coding sequence GTGGTTGAGCCCCCCAACGGACGGGTGTCGGGTAAGACGGTCGGAGCGCCACCGGGCGCGACCCGGGAGACGCGGGAGACAGTGGTGCGGCGGTACGCAAGGCGGCTGGGCGCGGCCCTGTTAGCTGCCCTCGCAGCGGCGGGCCTGGTTTTCCTCCCCTCCACCACCCCGGTGTTCGCGGGGGAGCCCGCCGACCTTCGGCTGGAGGTCCGGCAGGGCAACTTGGCGAGCCAGGCGGGCGGGCAGCCGGCGACGCTCGTGTTCGCGGTCACGAACGACGGTGACAAGAAGGCCGACGCGTTCAACGCGAACGTGGTCATTCCGTTCGGCGACCGCGGCGTTTACCTGGCCAGCAGCAGCCCGCCCTGCAATCAGGTCAATGGGCCGACCGTGCTGGTGTGCCCGGTCAGCGAGCTCGACGTCGGTAAGACGACCGTCTTCACGCTGGTCATCGGCGCACCACCGGCCGGGTCCCTGCAGCCGACCGACGTGTTCAGCGCGACCGGCCAGATCACGATCGACGCCGGCGGCGACGATCCGAACCCGGCCAACGACAGCAGCCAGTTCACGCTCAACCTCGCCGGCGCACCGCCCGCCGTCACCCAGATCAACGGCACGATCGTCGACGGCAGCTCCGGGCAGCCGATCGTCGGGGTGAGCGTCGTCGCCCGCGACGTCAACGGCACCACGTGCCTGGCGACCACCGACTCGGCCGGTGCGTTCAACTGCACACCGAGCCCGCCGCTGGCCGGCAGCAAGGTGACGATCGAAGCGACGATGGCCGGCTTCGAGGTCAGCCGCACGACGGTCACGCCACAGAACGGCACGATCACCGGCGTCCAACTCGCGCTCGACAAGCAGGTCGCCAGCGCGAGCCCGACCCCCTCGACCGCGCCCAGCAGCCCGGCCCCGGCGACCAGCCCGGCTCCGCAGGCGCTGAAGGCCGACGACGGTGGCTTCCCGTGGGACACCGTGCTGGTCGTTCTCGGCATCGTGCTGGCGCTCGGCGGCCTGGGTGCTCTGGGCTGGTGGATGTACAAGCGCAAGGACAAGGACTCCGGCGGTCCTGGCAGCGGCCCGCAGGAGCTTCCCGACCTGGTCGCGGCCGAGTCGATCATGCCGACGATGCCGGTGCGGGTGCCGAACAGCGTGCTGTCGGAGACCACGGTCGCCAACCAACCCCCGTTCGGCCGGGCCGAGGCGCCCGCGGGTGCCGCCGCGACCGCGGTCTGGGGCGCGCCGCCGCCGGCGGGCAACTGGCAGCCCGGCGGGTGGGCGCAGAACGCCGACGAGGCGCCCTACGTGAACCGCTCGACCGAGCCGATCCACGTGTCCGGCGCGCCCAGCGGCTGGTCGGACAGCGACTCCGGCCACGGCTCGTCGTCCGGCGAGCGCACCGCGGAGTGGCCCACGATCGACCCGTCGCCCGCCGAGTCGGACGCTCCCGCTTCCGGTGTTCCGGCCTCCGGTGTTCCCGCCCCGGTGTCCGGTAGACCGGTCGCGCCCAGCGACCCCACCACGGCCTGGCCCGCGGTCAATCCCGGTTTCGAACAGCAATGGGGGACGCCGGGCCGAGCGGCCTACGGCGAACCGCCGCTCGCCGAGGCACCGCTGGCGGGCTGGGACACACCCCCGGCCGCCGCACCCCAGCCGACCCCGATGTCCGGGCCGCCGCTCGCGGCCACATCGGCGGGGTACCCCGCCGCGCCGGGCCAGGTTCCCCCGACGCCGCCCGGCCCACCGCACACGTCGGTGATGCAGCCGACCGCGCAGTGGTCCGCGCCCCCGTCCTACCCCGCCCCGGCACCGCCGACCGCTTCCCACCCCGCGTCGGCGCCCCCCGCCTCGGCGTACCCGACGTCCGCATACTCCGCCGCTGCACCGCCGACCGCGGCGTTCCCCGCGTCGGCGCCTCCGGCTGCGGGGTACCCCGGCGCCGCCCCGCCGACCGCCGCGTTCCCCGCGTCGGCGCCCCCGGCGGCTGCGTACCCGGCCTCCGCGCCGCCAGCGTCGGCCTACCCGGCGTCGGCGCCGCCGGCCGCTGCGTACCCGGCCTCCGCGCCGCCAGCGTCGGCCTACCCGGCGTCGGCGCCGCCGGCCGCTGCGTACCCGGCCTCTGGGCCGCCGGCTGCCGGTTATCCCGCCGCCGCGTCTCCGGCCTACCCGGCTTCGGCGCCGCCCGCGGCTGCGTACCCCGCATCGGCCCCACCCGCGGGCGGTTATCCCGGGTCGGCGCCGCCGTACGGCGGCTACCCCGGGCCGCACCCGTCGGCGCCCCCCGCGAACGGCTACGCCGCGCCGGCCCCGACCCAGGCATGGCAGCAGAACGACGGGCAGTGGCAGAGCGACGGACAGTGGCAGGGCCCCAACGGCGGCGGCCCTCAGTGGGCCCAGGCACCCGGATCAACGCCCGGCCACCCGGGATACCCTGCGCAGGGCTACCAGCCCGCGACGCCGCCGATGAGCGGGCCTCCGGCCCCGGCCCCGGCCGGCCACCCGGCCCCGCACGGCGCCTACGGCGGCTACCCGCAGGCCGCGCCGCAGCAGCCCGGTCCCGTCCCGCCCGCTCCGGAGTACCAGCCCGAACCGGAGTGGTCGGCGCAGCAGTACTGGCCCCCGAACGGCCAACGCTGA
- a CDS encoding sterol carrier family protein gives MAAAVAALDAGESVAPLVLRNAVRHLLGVLARSAPGKSVEVRVPPYGAVQCGDGPRHTRGTPPNVVETDPATWVSLATGRTTWADAVAAGKVSASGSRADLSVWLPLA, from the coding sequence GTGGCGGCAGCCGTCGCGGCGTTGGACGCGGGTGAGTCGGTGGCGCCGCTGGTGCTCCGGAACGCGGTGCGGCATCTGCTCGGGGTGCTGGCCCGGAGCGCGCCCGGCAAGTCGGTCGAGGTGCGGGTGCCCCCGTACGGGGCCGTGCAGTGCGGCGACGGGCCGCGGCACACACGGGGGACACCGCCGAACGTCGTGGAGACCGACCCGGCGACGTGGGTGTCGCTGGCCACCGGGCGGACGACCTGGGCCGACGCGGTGGCGGCGGGCAAGGTGTCGGCGAGCGGCTCGCGCGCCGACCTGAGCGTCTGGCTGCCGCTGGCCTAG
- a CDS encoding cupin domain-containing protein has protein sequence MLDFPEPYLLAPSSLTPTALRERAEALLTVTDPTVFENLPTGSAIELRGNFLYDAWLVKLGPDAASDLHAHERGFGTVAVVSGALRETRASRDGLDERVVAAGDMVGTRPGDTHRLTVEGEGAVAVYLASPPRGAAPRIVTSTSAVPVVPAAAV, from the coding sequence GTGCTGGACTTCCCCGAGCCCTACCTGCTCGCCCCTTCCTCGCTGACGCCCACCGCCCTGCGCGAGCGAGCCGAGGCGTTGCTCACTGTTACTGATCCCACAGTCTTCGAGAACCTGCCGACCGGCAGCGCGATCGAGCTGCGTGGCAACTTCCTCTACGACGCCTGGCTGGTGAAACTCGGCCCGGACGCCGCCAGCGACCTGCACGCCCACGAGCGCGGCTTCGGCACCGTCGCCGTGGTTTCGGGTGCGCTGCGTGAGACCCGGGCGTCCCGCGACGGCCTGGACGAGCGCGTGGTCGCGGCCGGCGACATGGTCGGCACCCGGCCGGGCGACACCCACCGGCTCACGGTGGAGGGCGAGGGGGCGGTGGCCGTGTACCTGGCCTCGCCGCCGAGGGGTGCCGCTCCGCGGATCGTGACGAGCACGTCCGCCGTTCCGGTGGTACCCGCCGCGGCCGTCTAG